One part of the Verrucomicrobiia bacterium genome encodes these proteins:
- a CDS encoding carboxypeptidase regulatory-like domain-containing protein → MKRIHTLTGKLRSSLVALGLGAVWTASAATFGPNSAMLTHPYGAWRVGTSLTFTGFGDARGIGLSMEALAVETVDGVACLKARSRRSIDADQLSWLAQDTDGNVWQLRTHDGLTGEYHEADVLYLPANPRVGERYFLWDPYFESEYTVISTTATVTTPAGTFQNCLVLRLDDFGDVEEWHLAPGIGPVRLAFSGFENGGWELSRFSGVDPGPAPSRFEVRGTVRTGGVSGTPGVGVTITLTGPGDTTLELSTDGEGGFAFTNLTAGTYTLHVRSDCHEPVPDRVLEVPAVSSLPEVLLIPKPVEVPTIEWVRTGEGVRLRWPASVCGPGFVTESATQVSGPFNPVAREAVLEGAMMSVELPGTSEAVFFRLRSR, encoded by the coding sequence ATGAAACGCATCCACACACTCACTGGTAAACTGCGATCAAGCCTGGTCGCCCTCGGGCTGGGGGCCGTCTGGACGGCGTCTGCCGCCACTTTCGGTCCGAACTCCGCAATGTTGACCCACCCCTACGGCGCCTGGCGGGTCGGGACGTCGCTGACGTTCACCGGCTTCGGGGATGCGCGGGGCATCGGGCTTTCCATGGAGGCGCTGGCGGTTGAGACGGTGGACGGGGTGGCCTGCCTCAAGGCGCGCTCAAGGCGATCGATCGACGCGGACCAGCTCTCCTGGCTGGCTCAGGACACGGACGGGAACGTCTGGCAGTTGCGGACCCACGACGGGCTGACGGGCGAGTATCATGAGGCCGATGTGCTCTATCTGCCCGCGAACCCCAGGGTTGGGGAACGCTACTTCCTATGGGACCCGTACTTCGAGTCGGAGTACACGGTCATCTCGACCACGGCGACCGTCACGACGCCGGCAGGGACCTTCCAGAACTGTCTGGTTCTCCGGCTGGATGACTTCGGCGATGTCGAGGAGTGGCACCTGGCCCCGGGCATCGGGCCGGTGCGGCTGGCCTTCAGCGGGTTCGAGAATGGCGGGTGGGAATTGAGCCGGTTCAGCGGGGTGGATCCGGGGCCCGCGCCGTCCCGCTTCGAAGTTCGGGGCACCGTCCGCACCGGGGGTGTCTCGGGAACGCCGGGGGTGGGTGTGACCATCACGCTGACGGGTCCGGGCGACACGACGTTGGAATTGTCGACGGATGGCGAGGGAGGGTTTGCGTTCACGAACCTGACCGCAGGGACTTACACGCTCCACGTTCGCAGCGACTGTCACGAGCCTGTCCCGGATCGCGTGCTGGAGGTGCCCGCGGTGAGTTCGTTGCCGGAGGTGCTGCTGATCCCGAAACCTGTTGAGGTGCCGACGATCGAATGGGTGCGTACCGGCGAGGGGGTGCGCCTTCGCTGGCCAGCGTCCGTGTGTGGCCCGGGATTCGTGACGGAGTCGGCAACACAGGTCAGTGGGCCGTTCAATCCTGTGGCCAGGGAGGCGGTGCTTGAGGGCGCCATGATGTCGGTCGAACTGCCGGGAACCAGCGAAGCAGTGTTCTTCCGATTGCGGTCGAGGTGA
- a CDS encoding DUF4965 domain-containing protein: MRAPIAPRRKGFPVVAVACAALTFLVASSPRAADAWSPAKGPLLTRWAADVHPDRVHPEYPRPQQTRPDWLNLNGLWDYSIAPRDASQPGAWDGRILVPFPIESALSGVARSVGPDQRLWYRRTFERPIAWNDRRLLLHFGAVDWETTVWVNGREIGSHRGGYDAFSFDITEALRPTGPQELVVAVWDPSDAGYQPRGKQVREPHAIWYTPTTGIWQTVWLEPVPHTAIESLRITPNYDEGTVTLEARIRSWEESPAPASVRFVALEGNRRVASETARVLPGADGSPAIARATLTLPDPKSWSPDSPFLYDLRAVLRRDRRPVDRVASYFGLRKIELAQDAEGTPRLFLNGEPLFQFGPLDQGFWPDGLYTAPTDEALRYDIEVTRQFGFNMARKHVKIEPARWYYWADRLGLLVWQDMPSGDRYIGSRDPDITRSPESGAQFEAELRAMVDGFYNHPSIVMWVPYNEGWGQWDTCRIADLVRSWDPTRLVNSASGWTDRGCGDVHDIHAYPGPAVPPVEARRAVVLGEFGGLGLPIAGHTWQDERNWGYRSYTTREDLTEAYLALIRKLHPLTGTPGLAAAVYTQTTDVEIEVNGLLTYDRAILKFDPALLAPIHRTLYTPPEPRQQTDTTQLIPPSTPLVVCDPYFSIWSPADRLADEDTVHWTGRPHRLTVLARIDGRTFRLLGPNPPELPPLPQTALEVLPTRTIATFAGAGVEITLTFLTPMLPEDLDLLSRPVTHVTWDIRATRAAPRRVQLLFEAAAEIAVHEPRQEVQWSTVQAGTVSALRVGTTHQPVLARRGDDVRIDWGHLYLAAADSQQPTLRILPTHAARAAFIQGGQIPSAGPEPAPASAATAPAGFAHFDLGLVGPEPQSRWLLLAYDDEYSIQYMKRNLRPYWRRDGTDAAALLERSAAEHDSLVARCRAFDDELMSDLTRVGGLPYAQLAALAYRQGFAASKFVADDHGQPISFSKENFSNGCIGTSDVFYPMAPQFLLFGSSAARSFLVPFMNYAVSERWKFPFAPHDLGTYPHANGQVYGGGEHSEENQMPVEECGNLLILMAAVAHLEDSAEFAEPWWPTLTRWAGYLREHGYDPAHQLCTDDFAGHLARNVNLSAKAIVALGAFAQLADRRGDSALAAEYREVARTFAARWVEDARDPTHYRLTFDRPGTWSQKYNLVWDRLLNLNLFPDSVRRLEMDHYLSVQNAYGLPLDNRADYTKLDWILWSATLTRDRSDFEALVDPVVRWLNETPQRVPMSDWYDTRNARQIGFQARPVVGGVFLEMLYHPELWSKYASRDRTRATGYAPMPVPPRVIPVLPTARDEAPPWRHTTRRPQAHWMDPGFDDASWELAPAGFGTRGTPGAIVRTEWNTPNIWIRRTFDLPSDLPTDGLHLHLHHDEDVRVYLNGRLILERSGYTTDYETIPLTPAAIEALRPGLNILAIHCRQTGGGQYIDAGLARVEFVR, encoded by the coding sequence ATGCGTGCACCCATCGCGCCCCGCCGGAAAGGATTCCCCGTTGTCGCTGTCGCTTGCGCTGCCCTGACCTTCCTCGTCGCCTCCAGCCCCCGGGCCGCCGATGCCTGGTCTCCCGCCAAGGGGCCCCTCCTCACCCGCTGGGCCGCTGACGTCCATCCCGACCGGGTTCACCCCGAATACCCGCGCCCCCAGCAGACCCGTCCCGACTGGCTCAACCTCAATGGTCTCTGGGACTACTCGATCGCCCCCAGGGACGCCTCCCAACCCGGGGCCTGGGACGGCCGGATCCTGGTCCCCTTCCCCATCGAGTCCGCCCTCTCGGGCGTCGCCAGGTCCGTCGGCCCCGACCAACGCCTCTGGTACCGCCGCACCTTTGAACGACCGATCGCCTGGAATGACCGTCGCCTCCTCCTCCACTTCGGCGCCGTGGATTGGGAAACCACGGTCTGGGTGAACGGCCGGGAAATCGGTTCCCACCGCGGCGGCTATGACGCCTTCTCCTTCGACATCACCGAGGCGCTCCGGCCGACCGGCCCCCAGGAACTCGTCGTCGCCGTCTGGGACCCCTCCGACGCCGGCTATCAGCCTCGCGGCAAACAGGTTCGTGAGCCCCACGCCATCTGGTACACCCCCACCACCGGGATCTGGCAGACCGTGTGGCTGGAACCGGTCCCCCACACCGCCATCGAGTCCCTGCGCATCACCCCCAACTACGACGAAGGCACCGTCACCCTCGAAGCCCGGATCCGTTCCTGGGAAGAATCCCCGGCTCCCGCTTCGGTCCGGTTCGTCGCCCTCGAGGGCAACCGCCGCGTCGCCTCCGAAACCGCCCGCGTCCTTCCAGGCGCCGACGGCTCCCCCGCCATCGCCCGCGCCACCCTCACCCTCCCCGATCCCAAGTCATGGTCGCCGGACTCCCCCTTTCTCTACGATCTCCGCGCCGTCCTGCGCCGCGACCGTCGCCCCGTGGACCGCGTCGCCTCCTACTTCGGCCTCCGCAAGATCGAACTCGCCCAGGATGCCGAAGGCACGCCCCGCCTCTTCCTCAATGGCGAACCCCTTTTCCAGTTCGGCCCTCTCGACCAGGGCTTCTGGCCCGACGGACTCTACACCGCGCCCACCGACGAAGCCCTGCGCTACGACATCGAGGTGACCCGCCAGTTCGGGTTCAACATGGCCCGCAAGCACGTCAAGATTGAACCGGCCCGCTGGTATTACTGGGCCGACCGCCTCGGCCTCCTCGTCTGGCAGGACATGCCCAGCGGGGACCGCTACATCGGCAGCCGCGACCCCGACATCACCCGCTCCCCCGAATCCGGAGCCCAGTTCGAAGCCGAACTCCGCGCCATGGTGGACGGCTTCTACAACCATCCCTCCATCGTCATGTGGGTCCCCTACAACGAAGGCTGGGGCCAGTGGGACACCTGCCGCATCGCCGACCTCGTCCGCTCCTGGGACCCCACCCGCCTCGTCAACAGCGCCTCCGGCTGGACCGACCGCGGCTGCGGAGACGTCCACGACATCCACGCCTATCCCGGCCCCGCCGTGCCCCCCGTCGAAGCCCGGCGCGCCGTGGTCCTCGGCGAATTCGGCGGCCTCGGCCTCCCCATCGCCGGCCATACCTGGCAGGACGAGCGGAACTGGGGCTATCGCAGTTACACCACCCGGGAAGACCTCACCGAAGCCTACCTCGCCCTCATCCGGAAACTCCATCCCCTCACCGGCACCCCCGGCCTGGCCGCCGCCGTGTACACCCAGACCACCGATGTCGAAATCGAGGTCAACGGTCTCCTCACCTACGACCGCGCCATCCTCAAGTTCGACCCCGCCCTCCTCGCTCCCATCCACCGCACCCTCTACACCCCGCCCGAACCGCGCCAGCAGACCGACACCACCCAGCTCATCCCGCCCTCCACCCCGCTCGTCGTCTGCGATCCCTACTTCAGCATCTGGTCCCCCGCCGACCGTCTCGCCGACGAAGACACTGTCCATTGGACCGGCCGGCCCCACCGGCTGACCGTCCTCGCCCGCATCGACGGTCGCACCTTCCGTCTGCTCGGCCCCAACCCGCCGGAACTGCCGCCCCTGCCCCAGACCGCCCTGGAAGTCCTGCCCACCCGCACCATCGCCACCTTCGCCGGCGCCGGAGTCGAAATCACCCTGACCTTCCTGACCCCCATGCTGCCGGAGGACCTTGACCTCCTCTCCCGTCCTGTCACCCACGTCACCTGGGACATCCGGGCCACCCGGGCCGCACCGCGCCGCGTTCAGTTGCTCTTCGAAGCCGCGGCGGAAATCGCCGTCCACGAACCCCGTCAGGAAGTCCAGTGGTCCACCGTCCAGGCCGGAACCGTTTCCGCCCTCCGCGTCGGCACCACCCACCAACCCGTCCTCGCCCGGCGCGGCGACGATGTCCGCATCGACTGGGGCCACCTCTACCTCGCGGCCGCGGACTCCCAGCAGCCGACATTGCGCATCCTGCCCACCCACGCCGCCCGCGCCGCCTTTATCCAGGGTGGCCAGATCCCCTCCGCCGGGCCTGAACCGGCTCCCGCGTCCGCCGCCACCGCCCCCGCAGGCTTCGCCCACTTCGACCTCGGCCTGGTGGGCCCCGAACCGCAGTCCCGATGGCTCCTGCTCGCCTACGATGACGAATACTCGATCCAGTACATGAAGCGGAACCTCCGTCCGTACTGGCGCCGGGATGGCACCGACGCCGCCGCCCTGCTCGAACGTTCCGCCGCCGAACATGACTCCCTCGTCGCCCGATGCCGCGCCTTCGATGACGAACTGATGTCCGATCTCACCCGCGTCGGCGGGCTGCCCTATGCCCAACTCGCCGCCCTCGCCTACCGCCAGGGCTTCGCCGCCAGCAAGTTCGTCGCCGACGACCACGGCCAGCCCATCTCCTTCTCGAAGGAGAACTTCAGCAACGGCTGCATCGGCACCTCGGATGTCTTCTATCCCATGGCGCCCCAGTTCCTTCTCTTCGGCTCCTCCGCCGCCCGGTCGTTCCTCGTGCCCTTCATGAACTACGCCGTCAGCGAACGCTGGAAGTTCCCCTTCGCCCCCCATGACCTCGGCACCTATCCCCACGCCAACGGCCAGGTCTATGGCGGCGGCGAACACTCCGAGGAAAACCAGATGCCCGTCGAGGAATGCGGCAACCTCCTCATCCTCATGGCCGCCGTCGCCCACCTCGAAGACAGCGCTGAATTCGCCGAACCCTGGTGGCCCACCCTCACCCGCTGGGCCGGATACCTCCGCGAACACGGCTACGACCCCGCCCATCAGCTCTGTACCGACGACTTCGCAGGGCACCTCGCCCGCAATGTCAACCTCAGCGCCAAGGCCATCGTCGCCCTCGGCGCCTTCGCCCAACTCGCCGATCGTCGCGGCGATTCCGCCCTCGCCGCCGAATACCGCGAGGTCGCCCGCACCTTCGCCGCCCGCTGGGTCGAAGACGCCCGCGACCCCACCCATTACCGGCTCACCTTCGACCGCCCCGGCACCTGGAGCCAGAAGTACAACCTCGTCTGGGACCGTCTCCTCAACCTCAACCTGTTCCCCGACTCCGTCCGCCGCCTCGAGATGGACCACTACCTCAGTGTCCAGAATGCCTACGGTCTCCCCCTCGATAACCGGGCCGATTACACCAAGCTCGATTGGATCCTCTGGTCCGCCACCCTGACCCGCGACCGCTCCGACTTCGAGGCCCTGGTCGATCCCGTCGTCCGCTGGCTCAACGAAACCCCCCAGCGCGTTCCCATGAGCGACTGGTACGACACCCGCAACGCCCGCCAGATCGGCTTCCAGGCCCGTCCCGTCGTCGGCGGCGTCTTCCTCGAAATGCTCTACCACCCGGAACTCTGGTCCAAATACGCCAGCCGCGACCGTACCCGCGCCACCGGCTACGCCCCCATGCCCGTCCCCCCGCGTGTCATCCCCGTCCTCCCCACCGCCCGCGATGAAGCCCCCCCGTGGCGCCACACCACCCGACGGCCCCAGGCCCATTGGATGGACCCCGGCTTCGACGACGCCTCCTGGGAACTCGCCCCCGCCGGTTTCGGCACCCGCGGCACCCCGGGCGCCATCGTCCGCACCGAATGGAACACCCCCAACATCTGGATCCGTCGCACCTTCGATCTCCCGTCCGACCTCCCCACCGACGGGCTCCACCTGCACCTCCACCACGACGAGGACGTCCGCGTGTACCTCAACGGACGCCTCATCCTCGAACGGTCCGGTTACACCACCGACTACGAGACCATCCCCCTCACCCCCGCCGCCATCGAAGCCCTCCGGCCTGGCCTCAACATCCTCGCCATCCACTGCCGCCAGACCGGCGGCGGCCAGTACATCGACGCCGGCCTCGCCCGCGTCGAGTTCGTCCGCTGA